The Aeromicrobium yanjiei DNA segment GCCGACGGCTTCCGCAACTACCTGCGTGCGGCCGACAAGTTCTCGCCCGAGACCCAGCTCGTCGAGCGGGCGTACATGCTCGACCTGACGGCTCCGGAGATGACAGTTCTCGTCGGCGGCATGCGTGCCCTCGGCGGCAACGTCGACGGTGCGAAGCACGGCGTCCTCACGGACCGCCCGGGCGTCCTGACCAACGACTTCTTCGTCAACCTGCTCGCGCCCGGCGCGCGCTGGAAGGCCTCGGAGTCGCAGGAGAACGTCTTCGAGATCCGCGACGCCGCGACGGACGAGCTCAAGTGGACGGCCACCGCCGTCGACCTGGTCTTCGGCTCGAACTCGCAGCTGCGTGCCCTCTCGGAGGTCTACGCGTCCGACGACGCCCGCGAGAAGTTCGTCGCGGACTTCGTCGCCGCCTGGACCAAGGTCATGGAGCTGGATCGCTTCGACCTGAAGTAGTCCGGTGAACGACAGGCCCGGCTCCCGACCACGTCGGGGGCCGGGCCTCGTCGTGCCGGGAGGCAGTACCACTAGTGCAACGAGTTGCATATCGCGGCGATCCCTCCTAGGGTCGGGACGAATCGTCCTCAAGGAGACCCATGACCCTCGTCCCCGCCCTCGCCGGCCCGCTCACCCTTCCCGTGGTCGGCTCCCCGCTGTTCATCTGCTCGGGCCCCGAGCTCGTCGGCGCCCAGTGCCGGGCCGGGATCATCGGTGCGTTCCCGGCGCTCAACGCGCGTCCAGCTGCCCTGCTGAGCGACTGGATCCAGCAGATCGACGAGGAGAACGCCTCCTTCGCGGCGGCCGACCCCGACGCGTACGTCGGCCCGTTCGCGGTCAACCAGATCGTCCACCGCTCCAACGACCGGCTCGAGCAGGACATGGCGGTCATCGTGGAGCACCAGGTGCCGATCGTGATCACCTCGCTCGGCGCCCGCACGGAGATCAACGACGCGGTCCACTCCTACGGCGGCATCGTGCTGCACGACGTCATCGACGACGAGTTCGCCCGCAAGGCGATCGACAAGGGCGCGGACGGCGTCATCGCGGTGGCTGCGGGAGCCGGCGGGCACGCGGGCACGCAGTCACCGTTCGCGCTGGTGCGCGAGATCCGGTCCTGGTTCGACGGACCGCTGCTGCTGTCGGGTGCCATCTCGCACGGCAGCTCGATCCTCGCGGCGCAGGCCGCTGGCGCCGACCTGGCGTACGTGGGCTCGGCCTTCCTCGCGACGCACGAGGCCAACGCCGCACCGGACTACAAGCAGATGATCGTGGACTCCACCGCGAAGGACATCGTCTACAGCAACCTGTTCACCGGCGTGCACGGCAACTACCTCCGCGGCAGCATCGAGGCCGCCGGGATGGACCCCGACGACCTGGGTGTCTCGGACCCGTCCGCGATGGACTTCAGCTCGCAGGCGGTCGACGGCCCCAAGGCGTGGAGGGACATCTGGGGTGCGGGCCAGGGCATCGGCGCGATCGAGGAGCGCGTCTCGGTGGCCGCGCTGGTGCAGAGCCTGCGCGCCCAGTACGACCAGGCGCGCAAGGACCTCTGCGGCTGACCCCGCGGCGGCCCGGCAGCCGGGCTCAGCGACCGGAGATCGACTCCCGCAGCGCGCGGACGTTCTGGACGAAGGCGGGCCGGGTCGTCGACCAGGCCTGGGCCGTGGTCTCGACGTCGAAGATCGTCTCGTGGTCGGGGGTCTGCTGTGCCTGGCGCAGGGTCGAGACGTAGCGACGCACGAGATCGCCCTCCATGTCGTCGAGGCGCGCCCCCAAAGCGAGAGCCTCGTCGACGAGCGACTCGGGCTCCACGACGCGCGCGACGAGCCCCACGTCGTACGCCCGCTCGGCATCCCACCGCTCACCGAAGAGCACCGCCAGCGTGGCCTGCTGGTGCCCGACCGCGCGCTCCATCAGCCAGGTGTGCCCGCCGCCGGGGTGGATCCGCAGGTGTGCGAACCGGGTGTCGAAGCGGGCCGCGGTCGACGCGATGCGCACGTCGCAGGCCAGGGCGAGGTTGAGCCCGGCACCGACCGCGGGCCCGTTGACGGCAGCGATCGTGGCCAGCGGCGTGCGCAGGATCCGCAGGAAGCCTTCGTAGACCTCGCGGACGTCGTCGAAGTCGCCGGCGGCGGACTGCTCGAGCGTCGCCAGCTCGGCGCCCGCACAGAAGGCGCGGCCGCGGCCCGTCACGACCAGGGTGTTGACCTCGGGCGTCGCCTCCGCCCGGGTCACGTCCTCGTCGATCGAGCACACCATCTCGGAGGTGAGGATGTTGCGGCGGTCGGGGTCGTCGAGGGTCAGCAGCGCGGTGGCGCCGTGGATCGAGAGCGTGGTGGGCCGGGAGGTCATGACGTCACGGTAGTGCCGCGTCGGCCCGGGCCGGGACGGGCCCGCCCGACGCGGAGGTCGTGCACCAGCAGCGCGACGCCCAGCGAGAGCACCGAGTCCGCGTCGTCGAGATCGACCCGCAGGATCGACTCGAGCTTGTGCAGCCGGCCGTACAGGGCCTGACGGCTGATGTGGGTCGCCTGCGCGAGCGCGGCCTTGTTGCCCCGCAGCTCGACGTAGCGCCGCAGCAGGTCGAGCAGTCCGGTGCCGTGCTCGGCCTCGTGTGCAAGGAGCGGGCCGAGCTCGGCCTCCGCGAAGCCCAGCACCCGCTCGTCGTCCCGCAGCTGCGCGACGAGGCCACGCAGCCGGACGTCGGTCGAGCGGAACCAGGCCGCCGAGGACGGCTGCAGCGCCCGCGCGGCCTCCGCGACGTGCACGGTCGCCGGCATGCGGGACGCCGCGACCAGCAGCGTCCCGGCGGCCCGGCCCACGCCGAGGACGGGCACGGTGCCCGGCGTGAGCGCGCCGGCGCGGCTCGCGGTGGCCGTCGCCAGCGCCTCGAGCGCGGCGTCCTCCGTGACTCCCCGGGGCAGCGCGAGGACGATGCCGACCCCCTGGTCGTCCACGCCGCCCGAGATCGCGTCGAGCCGCGCCTCGGCGAGGGCGTCCGAGACCGTCTCGAGCTGGGCGCGGGCGCGGCGCTGACGGGCGATCTGGTCGGGCAGCGCAGCGGGACCGAACAGGGCGACGACCGGCAGATAGCTCGCACCGGCGCGCATGCCGAGGGCAGCGGCGCGGGCCAGCCCGTCCGCCTCGTCCTGCACGCGCCCCTCGACGAGCTCCTGCAGCAGCGACTCCTGCGCCTGGGACTGCAGACGGGTCGCGTCGCGTTCCACGAGACGGGACAGCTGCAGGGCCTGCGCGGCGCGCTGCATCACCATCGCGGTCGTGACCGGGTCGTGCGTCTGCTGGGGTGCCACGATGCGCCCCCACGGCGCGCCCCGCAGACCGACCGGGCAGGTGAGCCACCGCTCGGGTCCGGACGTCCCGGCCTCGTCCAGCACCGGTGCGCGCCGGGAGCGCTCCTCCCAGCCGCGCAGCAGGGCGCCGGACGTCCGCCCGTGGCGGGCCAGGGCCACGACGTGGTGGCCGACGTCCTCCAGCACGACCGGGGCGCCGATCAGCGTGGACGCCTCGGCGAGGATCGTGCTCGCGTCTGCGCTGTCGAGGCTGAGGTTGGTGAAGACCTCGTGGGTGCGCTGGGCGAGCTCGAGACCGTGGTACTGCTCACCGACGATCAGCCGGTGCACGGCCTCGGTGATCGACACGAAGCGCACGGGGGCGTGCAGCGCCACGAGCGGCAGCTCGAGCCGACGTGCCTGGCGCACCAGCGCGGCCGGCAGCTCGGGCAGCCGGGGCCCGAGCTCGACGATGAGACCGCACGCGCTGGCCTCGGCGAGCTGGGTGACGAACCGCTCGGGATCTGCCGTGGGCCCGACGAGCGGCAGGCCCGTGGTCAGCACGACCTCGTGGCCGCCGAGCAGATCGACCATGTCGTCGACCTCGGTCACGTGCACCCAGCGCACGGGCCGGTCGAGCGACTGCTCGCCGGCGAGCACCTCGGGCCGCCCGGCGGTCAGCACGTCCATCGCGAGGATCGTCCGCAGTGTCAGGGGCACGGGGCAACAGTAGTCCGCGAGGCTGACACAGTGTCCACCTCTCGTGCGCGGAACGCGACACCTTGACCATGGCGTCGAGCGCCCTGACGCGGGAGGATGGATCGAACGTCCCCAAGGAGCCCCATGGCCTCGCACCGCACGGTCTTCGAGCGGCAGCGACCGCCCGAGGCCCAGGTCACGGAGTCGCTGCGCGACTCGCGGCACGCCGTGTTCTGGCTCGAGGACGTCGAGACCGTCAACCGTCCCGCGCTCAGCGGCACGATCGACGCCGATCTCACGGTCGTCGGTGGCGGCTACTGCGGGCTGTGGACCGCGGTGCTCGCGAAGCGCCGGGACCCCACGGCCCGGGTCGTGCTGCTCGAGGCCGAGACGATCGGCTGGGCGGCGTCGGGACGCAACGGCGGCTTCGCCGAGGCCAGCCTGACGCACGGCGAGGACAACGGCCGCGCGCGCTGGGCGGCCGAGTACGACACGCTGCACCGGATGGGCCTGGACAACCTCGACGCGATCGAGCGTGACGTCGAGGAGCTCAAGATGGACGTCCAGCTCGAGCGCACCGGCGTCCTGGAGGTCGCGTACGAGCCGCACCAGGTGCGCTGGCTCCAGGAGGCCGGTCACGGGCAGTGGCTGGACCGCGACGCGGTGCGGGCCGAGATCGCGAGCCCGATCTTCGAGGCCGGCCGCTGGGTCAAGGACACGTGCGCGCTGGTGCACCCCGGTCGGCTCGCCCAGGAGCTGGCGCGGGTCGCGACCGATCTCGGGGTCGAGATCTTCGAGCACTCGGCGGTCTCGGGGCTGGGCACAGGGCTGGGCTCGGGGCTGGGCTCTGGGCGCAGCGGCGCGGTCGACGTCCGCACGACCCGCGGCCTCGTGCGCAGCAGACGGGTCGCCCTCGCGACCAACGTGTTCCGGCCGCTGCTTCGCCGGTCGCGCCTGCTGACAGTGCCGGTCTACGACTACGTCCTCATGACCGAGCCGCTGAGCCCGGGGCAGATGGCCGAGATCGGCTGGCAGCACCGCCAGGGCGTCAGCGACCTGGCCAACCAGTTCCACTACTCGCGGCTCACCGCGGACAACCGCATCCTCTACGGCGGCTACGACGCGATCTACCACGCGGGCCGCGGGGTGCGCCCCGAGCACGAGGACCGCGACGCGTCCTATCGCCGGCTCGCCTCGCACCTGCTCACCACGTACCCGCAGCTCGAGGGCCTGCGGTTCAGCCACCGCTGGGCCGGGGCGATCGACACCTCGACCCAGTTCTGCGCGTTCCACGGTCTGGCCCGCCGTGGCCGCGTCGCGTACGCCGCGGGGTTCACCGGCCTCGGCGTCGCCGCCACGCGCTTCGCGGCCGAGGTCATGCTCGACCGGCTGGCCGGGGAGACCACCGCCCGCACCCAGCTGGAGATGGTGCGCAAGAAGCCGCTGCCGTTCCCGCCCGAGCCGTTCACCAAGATCGGCATCGAGGCCACCAAGTGGTCGCTCGACCGGGCCGACCACCGGGAGGGCCGCCGCAACCTGATGCTGCGCACACTGGACCGTCTCGGTCTGGGCTTCGACTCATGACCGCCGCGAGCCGGCCGCCGACCCGTCCCCAGCAGACCGACCCCACGAAGGAACCGACCGCATGAGCGACATCGTCCGCAACTACGTCAACGGCGCACCGGTGGACTCTGCCGCGACCGACTTCATCGAGCTGGTGGACCCCACGACCGGGCTCGCGGACGGCCGGTCGCCCATCTCGACCGCGGCGGAGGTCGACGAGGCGTTCGCGGCCGCGCTGGCCGCCTCCCGCACCTGGAAGCGGACGACGCCCAAGGTCCGCCAGCTCGCCCTGCTGCAGATCGCGGACGCGGTCGAGGCCGCACGGGACGAGCTCGTGGCGCTGCAGGCCCGCGACACGGGGCAGGTCAAGGAGCACATCGCGACGGAGGAGATTGACCAGGGCGTCGACCAGCTCCGGTTCTTCGCCGGCGCGGCCCGGCTGCTGGAGGGCAAGGCCACCGCGGAGTACGTCGAGGGGCTGTCGTCGAGCATCCGGCGCGAGCCGATCGGCGTCGTGGCGCAGGTGACCCCGTGGAACTACCCGTTCGCGATGGCGATCTGGAAGATCGCGCCGGCGCTCGCGGCCGGCAACACGATCGTCCTGAAGCCCAGTGACACGACGCCCCGCTCGACCGTCAGGCTGGCCGAGATCGCGGGCGAGATCCTGCCGCCCGGCGTCCTCAACGTGGTCAACGGCAACGCCGACACGGGCCGGCTCCTGGTTGAGCACCCCGTGCCGGGACTTGTCGCGATCACCGGCTCGGTCCGGGCGGGGATCGAGGTCGCGGTGTCGGCTGCGAGGAACCTCAAGCGCGCGCACCTCGAGCTCGGTGGCAAGGCCCCGGCGGTCGTGTTCGCCGACGCAGATCTCGCGGCAGCGGCCGAGGGCATCGCGGTCGGCGGCTTCTTCAACGCCGGCCAGGACTGCACGGCCGCGACGCGAGTCATCGTGCACGAGAGCGTCCACGAGGAGCTGCTGCGACTGCTGGTCGAGCAGGCACGGGCGGCTCGCCCGGGTGCGCCCGACGACGCGGAGGCGACCTACGGGGCGCTCAACAACGCGGGGCACCTCGCCTCGGTCGAGCGGATGGTCGGCGCGATCGGCGACCACGCCCGCATCGAGACCGGTGGCCGCCGCCTCGACCGCGACGGCTTCTACTTCGAGCCGACCGTGATCTCCGGGGTCCGCCAGGACGACGCGATCGTGCAGCAGGAGGTCTTCGGCCCCGTGCTGACCGTCCAGCCGTTCGCGACGACGCAGCAGGCGACCGAGCTGGCCAACGACGTCCCGTACGGCCTCGCCGCGAGCGTCTGGACCAAGGACCACGGACGGGCCCTGCGCATGACGGCCGATCTCGACTTCGGGTGCGTGTGGGTCAACACCCACATCCCGTTCGTCTCGGAGATGCCGCACGGCGGCTTCGGCGCGTCGGGGCACGGCAAGGACCTGTCGGCGTACGGGCTCGAGGAGTACACCCGGGTCAAGCACGTCATGAGCAACGTGGAGGGCTGAACGATGGCGGACAAGCAGGTCGACGTGCTGGTGGTCGGCGCCGGGGCCACGGGGCTCTCGGCGGCGTACGCGCTGCAGCGCGCAGGTCGGTCGGTGCTGGTGCTGGAGTCGCGCGATCGCGTGGGCGGGCGGCTGTGGACCGACGAGGTCGACGGCGTCGACCTCGAGATCGGCGGGCAGTGGGTCTCGCCGGACCAGGAGGCGCTGCTGGCGATGCTCGACGAGCTGGGTCTGGAGACGTTCGAGCGGCACCGCGAGGGCGAGTCGGTCTACGTCGGGCTCGACGGCGAGCGCCGGACGTTCACAGGCGAGGTGCTGCCCGTCGCCCCGGCCGTCGAGGCCGAGATGAACCGCCTGACCGAGCGGCTCGACGAGCTCTCCGCGCAGATGGACCCCGCCCGGCCGTGGGACATGGCCGGCGCCGCCGAGCTCGACCACGTGACGTTCCGGGCGTGGCTCGACGCGCAGTGCGAGCACGAGGAGGCCCGCGACAACATCGCGATGTTCATCGCGCAGGCCATGCTGACCAAGCCCGTGCACACGTTCTCGGCGCTGCAGGCCGTCCACATGGCTGCCAGCGCGGGCAGCTTCAGCAACCTGGTCGACTCCGAGTTCATCCTCGACCGTCGCGTGATCGGCGGGCTGCAGCAGGTGCCGCTGCAGCTCGCGGCCCGGCTCGGCGACGTGGTGTGCACGGCCCACGACGTCGAGAAGGTGCGCTGGCACGACGGGGGAGTGACCGTGACGTCCGGCGACCTCACGGTCAGCGCCCGCCATCTCGTCCTCGCGATCCCACCGACCGCGGTGACCCGGGTGCGGTTCGAGCCGCCGCTGCCGTCGATCCAGCGCGAGACCCGCCAGCACCAGTCGTTCGGCCAGGTCATCAAGGTGCACGCGACGTACGAGACGCCGTTCTGGCGCGACGCCGGGCTGTCGGGAACCGCCTTCAGCCCCTACCTGACGGTCCACGAGGCGTACGACAACACCAACCACGACGAGGAGCGCGGCACGCTCGTCGGATTCGTCTCGGACGTGCAGGCCGACGCGGTGCTCGCGCTCGACCCGGACCAGCGGCGCGGGATCATCCTGGAGTCGCTGCAGACCTACTTCGGTCCGGGCGCCGGCACACCGCTCACGTACTTCGAGAGCGACTGGACGTCCGAGGAGCTCGGCAGTGGAGCGTACGGCGCGAGCTTCGACCTCGGCGGGATGACCCGGTTCGGCCCCCGGCTGCGCGAGCCTGCCGGGCCCATCCAGATCGGCAGCTCCGACGTCGCAGGCCTGGGCTTCCAGCACGTCGACGGAGCGCTGCGGGTCGGCGCCGAGCTGGCACAGCACATCATCGATTCCTGACCAACGAGAGGCGCGACCATGGACGTCCCGAACCCCGAGCACGACCGCCTGCAGCAGTCGGCGAAGGACCACCTCGTGCTGCACTTCTCCAAGCAGGAGATCGACGACCTCCTGGTGCTCGACCGCGGCGAGGGCCCGTACGTGTTCGACACGAAGGGCCGCCGCTACATCGATGCGCTGTCGAGCCTGTTCTGCTCGCAGCTGGGCTACTCGTACGGCGAGGAGATGGCCGATGCGGCTCGCCGACAGCTGACGTCCCTCGCGTTCAACACGAGCTGGGGCACGTCGCACCCAGCGGCGATCGACCTCGCGGAGAAGATCGCGGACCTGGCACCCGCCGACGACTACCGGGTGTTCTTCACCGGGGGCGGCTCGGAGTCGGTCGAGGCCGCCTGGAAGATGGTCCGCGAGCACTTCATCGCGATCGGCCAGCCCCAGCGGACGAAGGCGATCGCCCGTGACCGGGCCTATCACGGCGTCACGCTCGGCGCGCTGTCGTTCACGGGTGTGCGGCCGTTCAAGGAGGGCTTCGGCGAGCCGCCCGTGCCGGTGACCCACGTCTCCAACACCAACACGTTCCGCGCTCCCGACGGTGCGGACGAGGCGGCGTTCTGCGCCCGCCTGCTGGCCGAGGTCGAGGAGGCGATCGTCGCGGCCGGTGCCGACGAGGTCGCGCTGATCATCGCCGAGCCGGTGCAGAACGCAGGTGGCTGCTTCACTGCCCCCGCCGGCTACTGGCCCGGGCTCCGACGTCTCGCCGACCAGTACGGCGTCCTGCTGATGGCCGACGAGGTCATCACCGGTTTCGGCCGGATCGGGGAGTGGTTCGCCTCGTCCCGTGAGGGAGTGGCTCCCGATCTGGTCACGGTCGCGAAGGGGCTCACCTCGGCGTACGCCCCGATGGGCGCGACCCTCGTCCGCGAGCGGGTCATCGCCCCGCTCGTCGAGCAGCGCAAGGTGTTCCGCCACGGCATCACGTTCGGCGGCCACCCCCTGAGCGCGGCCCTCGCGATGAAGAGCATCGAGATCATCGAGCGCGACCAGGTGCTCGAGAACGTCCGCGCGCAGGCCGATCCGCTGCGTGAGCGGCTGAACCACCTTCTCGACCTGCCGATCGTGGGCGATGTCCGCGGCGCAGGGTTCTTCTGGGCCATGGAGCTGGTCAAGGACGACGCCGCGACGCGATTCGACCAGGCCGAGCGCGACGACCTGCTGCGGGGCTTCCTCCCCGCCCGTCTGCGCGAGGCCGGGCTCATCGCGCGCTGCGACGACCGCGGCGACTCGGTGCTCCAGATCGCCCCGCCGCTCATCAGCGACGCAGCCCTGCTCGACGACATCGCCGCCGGCCTGACCGACGTCCTGCGCGACGCCGGCAAGCACATGTCCCTGTCCTGACCCCCCGCCAGCGCCAGAGCGGGACGGGCGATGAGGGTTTTGGGTAGCTGGAGCGACCGCAACCCCTCATCCTGCGTCCCCCGGGCGCGGGCGCGGGACGGGCGATGAGGGTTTTGGGTAGCTGGAGCTACCTGAACCCCTCATCCTGCGTCCTCCCGTTGGCAACGGACGGGCGATGAGGGCTTTGGGCGGCTGGGGCGACCGCAAACCCTCATCCCGCGTCCTCCCAGCGCGGGCGCGGGACGGGCGATGAGGGCTTTGGGCGGCTGGGGTGACCGCAAACCCTCATCGTGTGTCCGCCCCGGGGGCTCAGCCGCCGACGGACTCCATGGCCTCGTCGAGCAGGCTCGCGAGCGGGACGCCGGGGTTCTCGGCCCAGGCGCCCTGTGCGGCCTCGAAGCACGCGAGCGCGCTGCCGGTCAGGGCGAGGGCCCGGATGTCAGGACCGGTGCGTCCGGGGCGCGGCGGAAGGCGTTCGGCCACGAGCGGGGCGAGCAGCTCCAGCCAGAGCGTGCGGCGTTCCTGCCTGGTCGCGCGCAGGGCGGGCTCGGCCCGCAGCATGACCTGCAAGGGCCGGGCGACCTCGGCGTGCGCTTCCTGCAGCTCGACGATGTGCTGGAACGCCGCGCGCAGCGCAGGCCACGCCGGCTCGTCGGCGGGCCGCGCGCGCAGGGCTTCGGCGATGCGGTCCCCGGACTCGACCAGGCGGGTCAGGACCAGCTCGTCCTTGCTGGCGAAGTAGCGGAAGAACGTACGCCTGGACATGCCGGCAGCCTCGGCGATCTGGTCGATCGTGGTGGCCTCGAACCCCTGGTCGGCCAGCAGCCGCCACGCCTTGCGGGCGATCTCGTCGCGCACGGCGCCCCTGGCGTGATCGCGCAGGCTC contains these protein-coding regions:
- a CDS encoding NAD(P)H-dependent flavin oxidoreductase, yielding MTLVPALAGPLTLPVVGSPLFICSGPELVGAQCRAGIIGAFPALNARPAALLSDWIQQIDEENASFAAADPDAYVGPFAVNQIVHRSNDRLEQDMAVIVEHQVPIVITSLGARTEINDAVHSYGGIVLHDVIDDEFARKAIDKGADGVIAVAAGAGGHAGTQSPFALVREIRSWFDGPLLLSGAISHGSSILAAQAAGADLAYVGSAFLATHEANAAPDYKQMIVDSTAKDIVYSNLFTGVHGNYLRGSIEAAGMDPDDLGVSDPSAMDFSSQAVDGPKAWRDIWGAGQGIGAIEERVSVAALVQSLRAQYDQARKDLCG
- a CDS encoding enoyl-CoA hydratase-related protein; this encodes MTSRPTTLSIHGATALLTLDDPDRRNILTSEMVCSIDEDVTRAEATPEVNTLVVTGRGRAFCAGAELATLEQSAAGDFDDVREVYEGFLRILRTPLATIAAVNGPAVGAGLNLALACDVRIASTAARFDTRFAHLRIHPGGGHTWLMERAVGHQQATLAVLFGERWDAERAYDVGLVARVVEPESLVDEALALGARLDDMEGDLVRRYVSTLRQAQQTPDHETIFDVETTAQAWSTTRPAFVQNVRALRESISGR
- a CDS encoding PucR family transcriptional regulator, whose translation is MPLTLRTILAMDVLTAGRPEVLAGEQSLDRPVRWVHVTEVDDMVDLLGGHEVVLTTGLPLVGPTADPERFVTQLAEASACGLIVELGPRLPELPAALVRQARRLELPLVALHAPVRFVSITEAVHRLIVGEQYHGLELAQRTHEVFTNLSLDSADASTILAEASTLIGAPVVLEDVGHHVVALARHGRTSGALLRGWEERSRRAPVLDEAGTSGPERWLTCPVGLRGAPWGRIVAPQQTHDPVTTAMVMQRAAQALQLSRLVERDATRLQSQAQESLLQELVEGRVQDEADGLARAAALGMRAGASYLPVVALFGPAALPDQIARQRRARAQLETVSDALAEARLDAISGGVDDQGVGIVLALPRGVTEDAALEALATATASRAGALTPGTVPVLGVGRAAGTLLVAASRMPATVHVAEAARALQPSSAAWFRSTDVRLRGLVAQLRDDERVLGFAEAELGPLLAHEAEHGTGLLDLLRRYVELRGNKAALAQATHISRQALYGRLHKLESILRVDLDDADSVLSLGVALLVHDLRVGRARPGPGRRGTTVTS
- a CDS encoding NAD(P)/FAD-dependent oxidoreductase; protein product: MASHRTVFERQRPPEAQVTESLRDSRHAVFWLEDVETVNRPALSGTIDADLTVVGGGYCGLWTAVLAKRRDPTARVVLLEAETIGWAASGRNGGFAEASLTHGEDNGRARWAAEYDTLHRMGLDNLDAIERDVEELKMDVQLERTGVLEVAYEPHQVRWLQEAGHGQWLDRDAVRAEIASPIFEAGRWVKDTCALVHPGRLAQELARVATDLGVEIFEHSAVSGLGTGLGSGLGSGRSGAVDVRTTRGLVRSRRVALATNVFRPLLRRSRLLTVPVYDYVLMTEPLSPGQMAEIGWQHRQGVSDLANQFHYSRLTADNRILYGGYDAIYHAGRGVRPEHEDRDASYRRLASHLLTTYPQLEGLRFSHRWAGAIDTSTQFCAFHGLARRGRVAYAAGFTGLGVAATRFAAEVMLDRLAGETTARTQLEMVRKKPLPFPPEPFTKIGIEATKWSLDRADHREGRRNLMLRTLDRLGLGFDS
- a CDS encoding aminobutyraldehyde dehydrogenase, giving the protein MSDIVRNYVNGAPVDSAATDFIELVDPTTGLADGRSPISTAAEVDEAFAAALAASRTWKRTTPKVRQLALLQIADAVEAARDELVALQARDTGQVKEHIATEEIDQGVDQLRFFAGAARLLEGKATAEYVEGLSSSIRREPIGVVAQVTPWNYPFAMAIWKIAPALAAGNTIVLKPSDTTPRSTVRLAEIAGEILPPGVLNVVNGNADTGRLLVEHPVPGLVAITGSVRAGIEVAVSAARNLKRAHLELGGKAPAVVFADADLAAAAEGIAVGGFFNAGQDCTAATRVIVHESVHEELLRLLVEQARAARPGAPDDAEATYGALNNAGHLASVERMVGAIGDHARIETGGRRLDRDGFYFEPTVISGVRQDDAIVQQEVFGPVLTVQPFATTQQATELANDVPYGLAASVWTKDHGRALRMTADLDFGCVWVNTHIPFVSEMPHGGFGASGHGKDLSAYGLEEYTRVKHVMSNVEG
- a CDS encoding flavin monoamine oxidase family protein; translation: MADKQVDVLVVGAGATGLSAAYALQRAGRSVLVLESRDRVGGRLWTDEVDGVDLEIGGQWVSPDQEALLAMLDELGLETFERHREGESVYVGLDGERRTFTGEVLPVAPAVEAEMNRLTERLDELSAQMDPARPWDMAGAAELDHVTFRAWLDAQCEHEEARDNIAMFIAQAMLTKPVHTFSALQAVHMAASAGSFSNLVDSEFILDRRVIGGLQQVPLQLAARLGDVVCTAHDVEKVRWHDGGVTVTSGDLTVSARHLVLAIPPTAVTRVRFEPPLPSIQRETRQHQSFGQVIKVHATYETPFWRDAGLSGTAFSPYLTVHEAYDNTNHDEERGTLVGFVSDVQADAVLALDPDQRRGIILESLQTYFGPGAGTPLTYFESDWTSEELGSGAYGASFDLGGMTRFGPRLREPAGPIQIGSSDVAGLGFQHVDGALRVGAELAQHIIDS
- a CDS encoding aminotransferase class III-fold pyridoxal phosphate-dependent enzyme, producing the protein MDVPNPEHDRLQQSAKDHLVLHFSKQEIDDLLVLDRGEGPYVFDTKGRRYIDALSSLFCSQLGYSYGEEMADAARRQLTSLAFNTSWGTSHPAAIDLAEKIADLAPADDYRVFFTGGGSESVEAAWKMVREHFIAIGQPQRTKAIARDRAYHGVTLGALSFTGVRPFKEGFGEPPVPVTHVSNTNTFRAPDGADEAAFCARLLAEVEEAIVAAGADEVALIIAEPVQNAGGCFTAPAGYWPGLRRLADQYGVLLMADEVITGFGRIGEWFASSREGVAPDLVTVAKGLTSAYAPMGATLVRERVIAPLVEQRKVFRHGITFGGHPLSAALAMKSIEIIERDQVLENVRAQADPLRERLNHLLDLPIVGDVRGAGFFWAMELVKDDAATRFDQAERDDLLRGFLPARLREAGLIARCDDRGDSVLQIAPPLISDAALLDDIAAGLTDVLRDAGKHMSLS
- a CDS encoding TetR family transcriptional regulator, with the protein product MPEEMSLRDHARGAVRDEIARKAWRLLADQGFEATTIDQIAEAAGMSRRTFFRYFASKDELVLTRLVESGDRIAEALRARPADEPAWPALRAAFQHIVELQEAHAEVARPLQVMLRAEPALRATRQERRTLWLELLAPLVAERLPPRPGRTGPDIRALALTGSALACFEAAQGAWAENPGVPLASLLDEAMESVGG